A genomic region of Runella rosea contains the following coding sequences:
- a CDS encoding phosphatase PAP2 family protein gives MKKCLLFLCLFSWKISAQNLDTRLLQDVYGSIQPTNVSTAKFISSTAKPLSLALPAGLLIAGFSTKNKTLQQQGWQALGGFVIGTGITQVTKRIVLRDRPFIEHPTLFAARVEGEEPHYSFPSGHTTVAFSTATTLAINYRKWYVIVPAYAWAGAVGYSRMRLGVHYPSDILAGAVAGAASAWLSYKIQQKWLNRTKRKTPN, from the coding sequence GTGAAAAAATGCCTTCTCTTTTTGTGTTTGTTTTCGTGGAAAATAAGCGCACAAAATTTAGATACCCGCCTGCTACAAGACGTGTATGGCTCCATCCAACCGACCAATGTAAGTACGGCAAAGTTCATTTCATCCACGGCCAAGCCATTGAGCTTAGCGCTTCCAGCGGGCTTGTTGATTGCGGGTTTTTCAACCAAAAATAAGACCTTGCAACAACAGGGCTGGCAGGCCCTGGGTGGATTTGTGATTGGGACAGGTATTACACAGGTGACCAAACGAATCGTCTTGAGAGACAGGCCTTTCATTGAGCATCCTACGCTTTTTGCGGCGCGGGTAGAAGGTGAAGAGCCGCATTATTCATTTCCGTCGGGCCACACTACGGTGGCGTTTTCAACGGCTACGACGTTGGCCATCAATTATCGTAAATGGTACGTCATTGTGCCGGCTTATGCGTGGGCAGGAGCGGTTGGGTATTCGCGAATGCGTTTGGGCGTGCATTATCCGAGTGATATTTTGGCAGGTGCCGTCGCGGGTGCGGCAAGCGCGTGGCTTTCGTACAAAATTCAGCAGAAATGGTTGAACAGAACGAAGCGAAAAACACCCAACTAA
- the ggt gene encoding gamma-glutamyltransferase: MNKFFINLLAVCIGFSAFGQEVRENKGFYQFLTDDPNQKPFYSDRQGVIASNGMVATAHPEASRVGAEILKKGGSAADAAVAVQFALAVVHPSAGNIGGGGFFVYRSKKGKNYTLDFREKAPIQGHKDMYLDAQGNVIPGLSMTGHLASGVPGSVDGMVQIHEKFSKLSWATLLQPAIDLAEKGVILTTKEATGLNRIKGDLVKINADTTYFRRMDGRDWQAGDTLIQADLGKTLRRIQQHGRAGFYEGETADLLVAEMQRGKGFISAEDLKQYQAVWRKPLVGKYKDYKLITMPPVSSGGVALLQLMKLVEPYPLKRWGWHSDSTLQVMIEAERRVYADRAKFLGDPDFVKVPIKQLIASNYLKNRWKDFDFAKATDSKAIKGGDISGYESMETTHFSIVDNEGNAVSVTTTLNGGYGSRVIVKGAGFFMNNEMDDFSIKPGVPNMFGLIGNKANAIAPGKRMLSSMTPTILEKGKKLYMVVGTPGGSTIITSVFQTILNVVEHGMTMQQAVNAYKFHHQWLPDKTTFENGAFTDGVLQRLLSKSYILEMQRNTIGRMDCILVLPDGRLEGGSDPRGDDTSVGY; encoded by the coding sequence ATGAACAAATTTTTCATCAACTTACTGGCCGTATGTATCGGCTTTTCTGCTTTTGGTCAAGAAGTAAGAGAAAACAAAGGCTTTTACCAGTTTCTCACCGACGACCCCAACCAAAAACCATTTTATTCAGACCGTCAGGGAGTTATCGCTTCCAATGGCATGGTGGCCACGGCTCATCCAGAAGCCTCAAGAGTGGGAGCCGAAATTTTAAAAAAGGGAGGCTCTGCCGCCGACGCGGCCGTGGCGGTTCAGTTTGCACTGGCGGTAGTACACCCTTCAGCGGGCAACATCGGAGGGGGCGGTTTTTTTGTGTATCGTTCCAAAAAAGGCAAGAACTACACCCTTGATTTTCGCGAAAAAGCGCCCATCCAAGGCCACAAAGACATGTATTTGGATGCCCAAGGCAACGTAATCCCAGGGTTAAGCATGACAGGCCACCTAGCAAGCGGGGTTCCAGGCTCGGTAGACGGCATGGTGCAAATCCACGAAAAATTCTCAAAACTTTCTTGGGCTACCTTACTACAACCCGCCATTGATTTGGCAGAAAAGGGCGTCATTCTTACCACTAAAGAAGCAACGGGTCTCAACCGCATCAAAGGCGATTTAGTAAAAATCAACGCAGATACTACGTATTTTCGGCGGATGGATGGCCGCGATTGGCAAGCAGGTGATACACTTATTCAGGCAGATCTGGGAAAAACATTACGTCGGATTCAACAACACGGACGGGCTGGCTTTTATGAAGGTGAAACCGCGGATTTGCTCGTGGCCGAAATGCAGCGCGGCAAAGGGTTTATTTCGGCCGAAGACTTAAAACAATACCAAGCCGTTTGGCGTAAACCGCTCGTTGGCAAGTACAAAGACTACAAACTCATCACGATGCCGCCCGTTTCGAGTGGTGGCGTGGCTTTATTACAATTGATGAAACTGGTTGAACCTTATCCTCTCAAACGTTGGGGATGGCATTCAGACTCTACCCTTCAGGTCATGATTGAGGCCGAGCGTCGCGTTTATGCCGACCGTGCCAAGTTTTTGGGCGACCCTGATTTTGTGAAAGTACCCATCAAACAACTCATCGCTTCCAACTACCTGAAAAATCGCTGGAAAGATTTTGACTTTGCCAAAGCAACCGATAGCAAGGCCATCAAAGGCGGCGACATTTCGGGCTATGAAAGCATGGAAACAACGCATTTTTCGATTGTTGATAATGAAGGCAACGCTGTTTCGGTAACGACCACCCTTAACGGAGGCTACGGTAGCCGCGTGATTGTCAAAGGAGCGGGCTTTTTTATGAACAATGAAATGGACGATTTCAGCATCAAACCGGGCGTTCCTAACATGTTTGGGTTGATTGGCAATAAAGCCAACGCCATTGCTCCGGGCAAACGAATGTTATCTTCCATGACTCCCACGATTCTCGAAAAAGGCAAAAAATTATACATGGTTGTCGGAACACCAGGCGGGTCAACCATCATCACATCAGTCTTTCAAACCATCCTGAATGTAGTAGAGCATGGCATGACCATGCAGCAGGCCGTAAACGCGTATAAGTTTCACCATCAGTGGCTTCCCGACAAAACCACGTTTGAAAACGGAGCTTTTACGGATGGTGTTCTGCAACGGTTGCTCTCAAAATCATACATTCTTGAAATGCAACGCAACACCATCGGTCGCATGGACTGCATTTTGGTACTGCCCGACGGTCGCCTCGAAGGTGGCTCTGACCCCCGGGGCGATGATACGAGTGTTGGCTACTAA
- a CDS encoding DUF4296 domain-containing protein: MIRRTLLYFSVFTLLLYGCQDEPEIPAGTVPEAKMAQILTDIHIIEARVSRLGMTSLDSSTIVTEYMKAKVFKKYGVDSATYNRSYQFYSTNPVFMERIYNTVVKDLEIRQKKKNYKGL; this comes from the coding sequence ATGATACGCCGTACCCTCCTTTATTTTTCCGTCTTCACTTTGTTGCTCTATGGCTGTCAGGACGAACCAGAAATTCCTGCGGGCACCGTACCCGAAGCCAAAATGGCGCAAATTTTAACCGATATTCACATTATCGAAGCAAGAGTGAGTAGGTTGGGAATGACATCGCTTGATTCTTCCACGATTGTTACTGAATATATGAAGGCTAAGGTGTTTAAAAAATATGGTGTAGATTCGGCAACTTACAATCGTAGCTATCAATTTTATTCCACCAACCCTGTTTTTATGGAGCGTATTTATAACACCGTGGTGAAAGATTTGGAAATACGCCAAAAGAAAAAAAATTACAAAGGTTTGTAA
- a CDS encoding DUF58 domain-containing protein, giving the protein MIEQFITKIRQYEIRIRKAVNADMRGSFRSVFKGSGVEFADLREYQYGDDVRTIDWNVSAKGHGTFVKIFREEKEQTVFFILDVSGSQQVGHANHSKLDTAKEICGVLALSAIQEASHVGLLCFSDQKEKYIRPSNGMKHGYEVITELYKLKPLSSKTNLAEGILFTLNVLKRRSVVIFISDFIDKNYEHNLRALARKHDLVMVHLLDKRETNLPRLGIIPMVDPESNRTVWVNASSPWFRKRVREDFAQVGEKIEQFARQNDINYVAIDSQQDYVEPLVKLFRIRRKK; this is encoded by the coding sequence ATGATTGAGCAATTTATTACAAAGATTCGTCAGTACGAGATTAGGATTCGAAAAGCCGTCAATGCTGACATGCGTGGTAGCTTTCGGTCGGTTTTCAAAGGTTCGGGGGTAGAGTTTGCGGATTTGCGCGAATACCAATACGGCGACGACGTGCGTACCATCGACTGGAACGTATCGGCCAAAGGCCACGGAACGTTCGTGAAGATTTTCAGGGAAGAGAAGGAGCAAACGGTTTTTTTTATTTTAGACGTGAGCGGCTCTCAGCAAGTGGGGCACGCCAATCATTCAAAATTGGATACCGCCAAAGAAATCTGTGGCGTGCTAGCGTTATCGGCGATTCAGGAAGCAAGTCATGTGGGTTTACTGTGTTTTTCGGACCAAAAAGAAAAGTACATTCGCCCCTCCAACGGCATGAAACACGGCTACGAGGTGATTACCGAATTGTACAAACTCAAACCTTTATCCTCTAAAACCAACTTAGCAGAAGGCATTTTATTTACCCTCAACGTACTCAAACGCCGTAGCGTAGTGATTTTTATTTCAGACTTTATTGATAAAAACTACGAGCACAATCTACGAGCCTTGGCGCGTAAGCACGATTTGGTCATGGTGCACTTGCTCGACAAGCGCGAAACAAATTTGCCACGTTTGGGCATTATTCCCATGGTAGACCCCGAATCTAACCGTACCGTTTGGGTGAACGCTTCTTCTCCGTGGTTTCGTAAACGGGTACGAGAAGATTTTGCGCAGGTAGGGGAAAAAATCGAACAATTTGCTCGTCAAAACGACATTAATTATGTAGCCATTGATTCACAACAAGACTATGTTGAGCCGTTGGTTAAGCTCTTTCGCATACGCCGCAAAAAGTAG
- a CDS encoding alpha/beta fold hydrolase: protein MRLHYQTYGDGPRPILAFHGIGQDHRCFLPLVNALKKQYTFYLFDLPFHGKSPAMDTEKLSMAEWQDTIEVFLAENHLQTFSVLGFSMGGKFALATLQLFPNQIISCWLLAPDGITESPWYRLATRFWLTKKLFKFVVGNVEHFKKLAYPFLKLGLVEKSAVKFAQSTLATATQRERIYRSWVGFSTIQPDIPAVASIILKYKIDLKLFLGRFDAVLPASYVQPLIKRLPNSTPIILKTGHHRLIEKVAEWFVQNPPFTTQSP, encoded by the coding sequence ATGCGCCTCCATTATCAAACCTACGGCGATGGCCCACGGCCTATTTTGGCATTTCATGGCATAGGACAAGACCATCGCTGTTTTTTGCCTTTGGTCAATGCCTTGAAGAAACAGTACACGTTTTACCTTTTTGATTTACCATTTCACGGAAAAAGCCCCGCCATGGATACCGAAAAACTGTCCATGGCGGAGTGGCAAGATACGATAGAAGTCTTTTTGGCTGAAAACCACTTGCAAACTTTTTCGGTATTAGGCTTTAGCATGGGAGGGAAATTTGCCTTGGCTACGCTACAACTATTCCCAAACCAGATTATCTCCTGCTGGCTATTGGCTCCCGATGGAATTACCGAAAGCCCGTGGTATCGGTTGGCTACGCGATTTTGGCTAACAAAAAAACTCTTTAAATTCGTTGTTGGGAATGTCGAACATTTTAAAAAGTTGGCTTACCCATTTCTGAAATTAGGGTTGGTGGAGAAGAGCGCAGTAAAATTTGCCCAGTCCACGCTTGCCACTGCCACCCAACGCGAGCGCATTTACCGCTCATGGGTAGGCTTCAGCACCATCCAGCCCGATATACCCGCAGTAGCGAGTATCATTCTCAAATACAAAATTGATTTAAAGCTATTTTTGGGGCGTTTTGATGCGGTATTACCCGCGTCTTACGTGCAGCCTTTAATAAAACGCCTGCCAAATTCAACGCCAATTATTCTAAAAACGGGGCATCACCGTTTGATTGAAAAAGTAGCGGAGTGGTTCGTTCAAAACCCTCCTTTTACGACCCAAAGCCCGTAA
- a CDS encoding sulfite exporter TauE/SafE family protein has translation MQEYWQPLLIGIMAFLYASVGHGGASGYLALMAIFGTSPALMKSSALILNVFVSLVAFIQYYRAGHFRWNLFWPFALASIPLSYIGATLPITDSLYKKLLAVALAIAIARMLFQPVEKAENNPVPLTGALAIGAVIGLLSGMLGIGGGIILSPVILLLGWGRVKETAAVSALFIFVNSMSGLYGLFQKGFEPNGQLTSWLIAALVGGFVGAYQGSFKFNLQTLRYILASVLLIAVAKLYLT, from the coding sequence ATGCAAGAGTATTGGCAACCGCTGCTGATTGGCATAATGGCTTTTTTGTACGCATCCGTCGGGCATGGTGGGGCGAGTGGATATTTGGCGTTGATGGCTATTTTTGGTACTTCTCCTGCTTTGATGAAATCTTCGGCGTTGATTCTCAACGTATTTGTTTCTCTTGTTGCATTTATTCAATACTACCGAGCGGGGCATTTTCGGTGGAATTTATTCTGGCCTTTTGCCCTTGCTAGCATTCCCCTTTCCTACATTGGTGCTACGCTGCCGATTACAGATTCACTTTATAAAAAATTATTGGCCGTAGCTTTGGCCATTGCCATTGCGCGGATGCTCTTTCAACCCGTAGAAAAAGCCGAAAATAACCCCGTGCCTTTGACGGGTGCTTTGGCGATTGGGGCAGTCATTGGGTTGTTGTCGGGGATGCTAGGCATTGGCGGGGGCATTATTTTGAGTCCCGTTATTTTGTTGTTGGGCTGGGGACGGGTGAAAGAAACAGCCGCAGTTTCGGCTTTGTTTATCTTTGTTAATTCCATGTCGGGGTTGTACGGGTTGTTTCAAAAAGGATTTGAACCTAATGGTCAGCTAACTTCCTGGCTAATAGCTGCTTTGGTGGGTGGATTTGTAGGGGCCTATCAAGGAAGTTTTAAGTTTAATCTGCAAACATTGCGCTATATTTTGGCTTCAGTATTGTTGATTGCGGTAGCAAAACTATATTTGACCTAA
- a CDS encoding NUDIX hydrolase, which produces MSEPSTINQKNRPFVRFTGHPTPHYHKEETGLLNSVDCVIFGFYGTELHLLLHRFPYEPLVGHWALLGGFVHPEESIDDAARKTVVKLTGLQDVYMEQVYTFGDVYRVPTDRVITTCYYALIEVEPTLNQLSHEYGATWQPISKVLQLELVYDHFTMFEKALEQLRRKVRYQPIGFELLPEKFTMLELRNLYESILGRPLDKRNFSKKILNMNLLVKLKEKQKGTSRRGAYFFQFDEKRYQELVSKGFLFEI; this is translated from the coding sequence ATGAGCGAACCTTCGACCATCAATCAAAAAAACAGGCCGTTTGTTCGCTTTACCGGACATCCCACCCCGCACTATCACAAAGAAGAAACTGGTTTACTTAACTCTGTCGACTGCGTTATTTTTGGATTTTACGGCACCGAACTCCATCTTTTATTGCACCGTTTCCCTTACGAACCTTTGGTTGGGCATTGGGCGCTTTTGGGTGGTTTTGTGCACCCAGAAGAAAGCATTGACGACGCAGCGCGCAAAACCGTGGTAAAACTTACTGGCCTTCAGGATGTGTACATGGAACAGGTATATACGTTTGGAGATGTGTATCGGGTTCCTACCGACCGGGTCATCACTACCTGCTACTACGCCCTTATTGAAGTAGAACCCACCCTCAATCAACTCTCACACGAATACGGTGCCACTTGGCAACCGATTTCGAAGGTACTTCAGTTGGAATTGGTGTATGATCACTTTACGATGTTTGAGAAAGCACTGGAACAACTTCGCCGAAAAGTGCGCTACCAACCCATTGGCTTTGAACTTTTACCCGAAAAATTCACCATGTTGGAGTTACGAAATCTCTACGAATCCATTCTAGGACGTCCGCTCGACAAGCGTAATTTCAGCAAAAAAATCCTAAACATGAATTTGCTGGTTAAGCTCAAAGAAAAGCAAAAAGGCACTTCACGGCGAGGAGCGTACTTTTTTCAGTTTGACGAAAAACGCTACCAAGAGCTGGTTTCTAAAGGTTTTTTGTTTGAAATATAA
- a CDS encoding MotA/TolQ/ExbB proton channel family protein — protein sequence MILLQAQTAVDSVATSATSAQGISLFDLLLKGGWVMIPLLIMFFLTLFLIFERWLAINSNGKLEESFIDNMKDFVQQGNIKSAESLCRNQRSAAGRIFEKAVGRIGYSIKDIESTIENASHIEISRMESNLAYLGVIAGIAPMLGFVGTISGIINIFYSISLSNDFDISTIASGMYEKMVTSGAGLIVGLVAYMGYHLLNMKIDRIALKLQAGAFDFIDVLQKPITSRS from the coding sequence ATGATTTTACTCCAAGCGCAAACTGCCGTTGACTCCGTAGCTACCTCTGCTACTTCTGCCCAAGGAATCTCGTTATTCGATTTATTATTAAAAGGAGGCTGGGTGATGATTCCCCTCCTGATTATGTTCTTCCTGACGCTTTTTTTGATTTTTGAACGTTGGTTGGCCATCAATTCCAACGGAAAACTCGAAGAGAGTTTTATTGATAACATGAAAGATTTTGTGCAGCAAGGAAATATCAAGTCTGCCGAATCATTGTGTCGTAATCAACGCTCCGCCGCGGGACGAATTTTTGAAAAAGCCGTTGGGCGTATTGGCTATTCCATCAAAGACATCGAAAGTACCATCGAAAATGCCAGTCATATCGAAATTTCACGCATGGAAAGCAATCTTGCCTACCTTGGGGTGATTGCGGGTATTGCGCCGATGTTGGGTTTCGTAGGAACAATCTCAGGGATTATTAACATCTTTTATAGCATCTCATTGTCTAATGATTTCGACATCAGCACCATTGCGAGCGGGATGTACGAGAAAATGGTGACTTCTGGCGCAGGTCTGATTGTAGGTTTGGTGGCGTATATGGGCTATCACTTGTTGAACATGAAGATTGACCGCATTGCATTAAAACTTCAAGCCGGGGCGTTTGATTTTATTGACGTTTTACAGAAACCCATTACGAGTCGTTCATGA
- a CDS encoding ExbD/TolR family protein, with protein MKIRRKARFAPEVFTQSLNDIMFFLMLFFLIISTMVNPNVIKLMLPKASATQQMQKKQTTLSVDAEKNYFLDREPLPKEQLESVLASTFAGVEEKTIILQVDQSISVQDLIDVLAVGAKLDIKMVMAVKK; from the coding sequence ATGAAAATCCGCCGTAAAGCTAGATTCGCCCCCGAAGTGTTCACCCAATCGCTGAACGACATCATGTTCTTCTTGATGTTGTTCTTCCTGATTATTTCGACGATGGTGAACCCCAATGTGATTAAGTTGATGCTCCCAAAGGCATCGGCTACCCAACAAATGCAGAAAAAGCAGACTACTCTCTCGGTAGATGCAGAAAAAAATTATTTCCTCGACCGTGAGCCATTGCCTAAAGAGCAGTTGGAAAGCGTTCTAGCGTCTACTTTTGCGGGAGTTGAGGAAAAAACAATCATTCTTCAGGTAGACCAAAGTATTTCCGTACAAGATTTAATAGACGTGCTGGCAGTAGGTGCCAAGCTTGATATTAAGATGGTGATGGCAGTGAAAAAATAG
- a CDS encoding TVP38/TMEM64 family protein → MSTQKTPLLPSLSAFFLTVLPFITSSILGAWIIRNEALIESFNLQDWAVVSVVCALACALALIPPTLLAFAFGYFLGWWALVPLILLNLAAIALVYEITKRLNGEVLLRYLSHFPRVASLLNRIQKDELQFVFFTKLSPVVPFALTNLIFSLLKIRFSNVILGGFLGMIPRTALAVWVGLEAKGLRQLIENPNENITSRVVVIILVIVSVIGLIRVFVKR, encoded by the coding sequence ATGTCAACACAAAAAACACCTTTACTGCCGAGTCTCTCGGCTTTTTTTTTAACAGTATTGCCCTTCATCACGAGTTCGATATTAGGAGCTTGGATTATCAGAAATGAAGCTCTTATTGAAAGTTTTAATCTACAGGATTGGGCAGTTGTGAGTGTTGTATGTGCCTTGGCTTGTGCTTTGGCATTAATTCCGCCTACTTTGCTGGCTTTTGCCTTTGGCTATTTTTTGGGATGGTGGGCATTGGTTCCGTTGATTTTGCTCAATCTAGCGGCCATTGCCCTCGTGTACGAGATCACCAAACGTTTGAATGGTGAGGTGTTACTGCGTTATCTTTCGCATTTCCCCCGGGTAGCTTCGCTGCTGAATCGTATTCAGAAAGATGAATTACAGTTCGTTTTTTTTACCAAACTCTCCCCCGTTGTTCCGTTTGCGTTGACCAATCTTATATTCTCGCTATTGAAAATACGCTTTTCCAACGTCATTTTGGGCGGTTTCCTTGGCATGATTCCCCGCACGGCGTTGGCAGTTTGGGTCGGACTCGAAGCAAAAGGATTACGTCAATTGATTGAAAATCCCAACGAAAATATAACTAGCCGGGTGGTAGTGATCATTCTAGTGATTGTCTCTGTGATTGGCCTTATCCGAGTATTTGTTAAACGGTAG